The DNA window CCTGGCTCCCGGCTCGGTAATCACCCCGGCCGATTTGCCGCCGTACCTGCGCGGTGAAAAAGCTAACGGCACCAACGGCTACAGCACGGCTGAGACGGCAGCGGCTTTAAGTGCTGGGGCTTACGACGAAGTACCGGCCGGTGCCACCTTAGAACAGATGCTAGCTAACTACGAAAGCCAGATTCTAAACCACTGTCTTGACGCCTACGGCACCTCGGCCGAAGCCAAGGCCCAAATCGCCCAGCGACTGGGCATCTCCTTGGCTACTTTGTACCGGCGACTGGCCAAACACAAAGACACACCGGCCTCATAATCGTTTCGCAAACCTGATAATATTTCGCATACCTGAGAAACCAGCGCACCTTCTTTTTGCAACCCTGAGAAAAGGAAGGGCGTTTATTTTTCTCAGTGGCCCTTATTCTTCGGCGACATGTCAGAGCTTCGGGTTACCGTTCTTAGCGAAGTGTGAGGTTACCGATTCGGAATAAGATCCTTCGGGCAAAGCCCTCAGGATGACAACGAAGTAGTGCTTTCATAGCAATGACATGGGTGTCTCATCCTGCGCATTCTCATGCCACCTGTCATACTAAGCATTCCCATGCCGCCTGTCATCCTGAGCAGTCCCTGCCGCCTGCGTTCCATGCCACCGCACCATCTCGTAGGGGCGGCTCTCGTGGCCGCCTGGCTCCCGATCAATGCTATGTTGGTGTAGTAGTATAGGGATTCGGAATAAGATCCTTCGGGCAAAGCCCTCAGGATGACAACGAAGTAGTGCTTTCATAGCAATGTCACTTTCCTGGCATACAACTTGCAATACTTCTATTATCGGCACATGACCATCAATAACAACAGAAAACAGTCAACATTGGGAACTAACATATTACAGTAACATATCATAGGAGGCGGTTGCCATGCAAACCCAACTTTTATCCGTATTGCGTGCGCAAGTAAAACCGGCCTTTGGTTGTACCGAACCGGTGGCCTGTGCTCTGGCCGTGGCCCGAGCCCGGGAGGCCCTCGGTAACATCGACTCCGTAGACAGTATCCAAGTTGTTTGCAGCCCCGGCGTGTACAAGAACGGCCTGGGCGTTGGCATCCCCGGTACCGGCGAGCGCGGGATCCCCATTGCCGCTGCCTTAGGTGCCCTCATCGGCCGCTCGGAACAGGGGCTGGAAGTGCTCTCTGCCGTGACGCTCGCAGTCGTGCACCAGGCCAAGGAGCTGGTGGAGCAGGGTAGGGTAGACGTAACCTTCGATCCGGCCTTAAGCGGAATATTCGTCCAAGCTACTGTGACCCGAGGCCAAGACTCCGCTCGAGTAATTATTTCAGGAAGTCATACTAACATCATTTACGTAGAGAAAAACGGGCAGCCCATCTACGGCGAGCCCGTGCAGGAAACAGCCGCCACAGCCGTAGCTTCTGCCCCTGAATCCATTTCAAATTTAAGCTTATCCGATTTAGTGGATTTCATCGAAACCGTACCGGCAGCCGAGATCCAGTTCTTGCTGGACGGAGCCCGTATGAACTGGCAGGCGGCCCAAGAAGGTCTAACCAAAAGCGCCGGCCACGGCGTGGGAAAAACCCTAAAGACCATGCTGGATCAGGGTGTCTTAGGTGCCGATATGGCCACTAAAGCCCGTATCTATACCGCCGCTGCTTCCGATGCCCGCATGGGTGGACTACCCATCGCCATTATGTCCAGCGCCGGCAGCGGCAACCACGGTATCGAAGCCATCATTCCCGTAACCGTGGTCTGGGAAGAACTAAAGTTTCCCGCCGAAAAACTGGCCCGGGCCCTGGCCCTAAGCCATCTGGTCACTGTTTATATCAAAGAACATACCGGCAAAATATCGCCCATCTGCGGCTGTTCCGTAGCTGCCGGCGCCGGCTCCGCCGCCGCCTGCACCTGGCTGCTGGGCGGGGATGCCGCCGCCGTGGGCCGCGCCATCCAGAACATCATCGCCAGCTTAGCCGGCGTCTTCTGCGATGGCGGCAAAAACGGCTGCGCCCTCAAACTGGCCGCCACCGCCGCCGAAGCCGTCCTCGCCGCCAAGCTCGCCATCCGCGGCCTCAGCGCCGACCAACTGGACGGCATCATCGGCAAAACCGCCGAACAAACCATCGCCAACCTCGGCTACGTCAGCACCCACGGCCTGGGCCAAACTGACGCCGCCATCCTCACCGTCATGCAGGGC is part of the Bacillota bacterium genome and encodes:
- a CDS encoding serine dehydratase subunit alpha family protein, with the translated sequence MQTQLLSVLRAQVKPAFGCTEPVACALAVARAREALGNIDSVDSIQVVCSPGVYKNGLGVGIPGTGERGIPIAAALGALIGRSEQGLEVLSAVTLAVVHQAKELVEQGRVDVTFDPALSGIFVQATVTRGQDSARVIISGSHTNIIYVEKNGQPIYGEPVQETAATAVASAPESISNLSLSDLVDFIETVPAAEIQFLLDGARMNWQAAQEGLTKSAGHGVGKTLKTMLDQGVLGADMATKARIYTAAASDARMGGLPIAIMSSAGSGNHGIEAIIPVTVVWEELKFPAEKLARALALSHLVTVYIKEHTGKISPICGCSVAAGAGSAAACTWLLGGDAAAVGRAIQNIIASLAGVFCDGGKNGCALKLAATAAEAVLAAKLAIRGLSADQLDGIIGKTAEQTIANLGYVSTHGLGQTDAAILTVMQG